From the genome of Ananas comosus cultivar F153 linkage group 16, ASM154086v1, whole genome shotgun sequence, one region includes:
- the LOC109722466 gene encoding cytochrome c oxidase assembly protein COX19-like, whose protein sequence is MSAGGAFGGNRGARPVPPEKGVFPLDHLHECDLEKKEYVACLKSSGFQSEKCRHFSKKYLECRMMERNLMAKQDMSELGFGKEDERDPSEESNIKIDNQYSPSTEKKKIAA, encoded by the exons ATGAGTGCAG GTGGTGCATTTGGTGGAAATAGGGGAGCGAGACCTGTACCTCCAGAAAAAGGTGTATTTCCTTTGGATCATTTGCATGAGTGTGACTTG GAAAAGAAAGAGTACGTAGCCTGCTTGAAATCATCAGGCTTTCAGTCGGAAAAATGTAGGCACTTCTCGAAGAAGTACTTGGAATGTCGCATGATGGAGAG aAACTTGATGGCGAAACAAGACATGTCGGAGCTTGGGTTTGGCAAGGAAGATGAAAGAGATCCTTCTGAAGAGTCAAACATCAAAATCGACAATCAATATAGCCCTTCAActgagaagaagaaaatagcTGCTTGA